Proteins encoded by one window of Rutidosis leptorrhynchoides isolate AG116_Rl617_1_P2 chromosome 7, CSIRO_AGI_Rlap_v1, whole genome shotgun sequence:
- the LOC139859026 gene encoding uncharacterized mitochondrial protein AtMg00310-like, which translates to MSLFKAPVSIIKKLESIRRNFLWGVDNNNNIRWIKWSHALKNKASGGLGIGSLKAKNLSLLAKWWWRLKHEKRSLWARVIKSKYGPNSDLNCILESSNSSAIWPAVIKCGNEIDITGVPFSTSIIRKIGDGLCAQFWHDLLLQNTTHLLKKMFPRLYALDTCQDACVAS; encoded by the coding sequence ATGTCATTGTTCAAAGCCCCAGTTAGTATAATCAAAAAGTTGGAATCGATTCGAAGGAATTTTTTGTGGGGAGTGGACAACAACAATAATATACGTTGGATAAAATGGAGTCATGCTTTAAAAAACAAAGCATCCGGGGGTTTAGGCATTGGTAGTCTCAAGGCAAAAAACCTTAGCTTACTTGCTAAGTGGTGGTGGAGGCTAAAACATGAAAAACGGTCATTATGGGCTCGCGTTATTAAGTCCAAATATGGTCCAAATAGCGACTTAAACTGCATCCTGGAATCATCCAACTCCTCGGCAATTTGGCCTGCGGTTATTAAATGTGGCAATGAAATCGATATCACTGGTGTTCCATTTTCTACATCGATTATACGCAAGATTGGGGATGGTCTGTGCGCTCAATTCTGGCATGATCTCTTGCTTCAAAACACTACTCATCTGCTAAAAAAAATGTTCCCTCGTCTATATGCTTTGGATACTTGTCAAGACGCTTGTGTTGCTAGCTGA